The following proteins come from a genomic window of Gimesia sp.:
- a CDS encoding ThuA domain-containing protein — translation MSFRFLTVCCLLIFPLLTVTGVADAADAKTRILMLTQSKGYTHGSVKREKEQLSPSEIAMIQLGKQSGLFTVDCTQDAAADFTKENLQNYDIVMFYTTGMLPIKEADMQYFLNDWLKQKGHGFIGFHSATDTYKSYEPYWDMIGGSFNGHPWTAGNTVTITVHNTDFPAMKPFGKEFQVKDEIYQYKNWQPEKVHVLMSLNMEKCNPKRPYQVPVAWAKDWGQGKVFVNNMGHNPSTWTNPAFLDSVIGAIKWIRGDAPAAVPVNPELSKQEDAKAAAAVKAAEKK, via the coding sequence ATGAGTTTTCGATTTCTGACAGTCTGCTGTCTGCTGATATTCCCCCTGCTGACCGTGACTGGTGTTGCCGATGCAGCCGACGCCAAGACCCGTATCCTGATGCTCACCCAGAGCAAAGGTTATACCCACGGCTCCGTCAAACGGGAGAAAGAACAGCTGTCTCCTTCCGAAATCGCGATGATCCAACTCGGGAAGCAGTCGGGCCTGTTCACCGTCGATTGTACGCAGGATGCCGCAGCCGACTTCACAAAAGAAAATCTACAGAACTACGACATCGTCATGTTCTACACCACGGGCATGCTGCCCATTAAAGAAGCAGACATGCAGTATTTTCTGAATGACTGGCTGAAGCAGAAAGGCCACGGCTTTATCGGCTTTCACTCAGCCACCGATACCTACAAGTCCTACGAACCTTATTGGGATATGATCGGCGGATCCTTCAACGGCCATCCCTGGACCGCTGGAAATACGGTGACAATCACCGTGCACAACACAGATTTCCCTGCCATGAAGCCTTTCGGGAAAGAATTCCAGGTCAAAGATGAAATCTATCAGTATAAAAACTGGCAGCCGGAAAAAGTGCATGTGCTGATGAGCCTGAATATGGAGAAGTGTAACCCCAAGCGTCCCTACCAGGTCCCGGTCGCCTGGGCCAAGGACTGGGGGCAGGGCAAAGTCTTCGTGAACAACATGGGACACAACCCTTCGACCTGGACCAATCCCGCATTTCTGGATTCCGTCATCGGCGCGATTAAATGGATTCGCGGCGATGCACCGGCTGCGGTTCCCGTCAATCCGGAACTGTCAAAACAGGAAGACGCCAAAGCCGCTGCCGCCGTGAAGGCTGCTGAAAAGAAATAA
- the ispE gene encoding 4-(cytidine 5'-diphospho)-2-C-methyl-D-erythritol kinase: MLFSYPHSRSVTVHAPAKLNLFLSIDNKRPDGFHDITSLMLSVGIYDTLVFTEDPSTEVALSVAEANSLQPQRDTDQQIPTGEDNLVVRAVRLLQAKTGTQQGLRIQLIKRIPAEAGLGGGSSDAAAALFAANQLWHLGLSPEELRGLAAELGSDIPFFLTESNAAICRGRGELIEPVSIPQCLHFVIARPQSGLSTADVYRQCRVGTHSNNQVERLTRDLASGQFHSISHFMLNDLQVPAEQLNSDILILKDYFSKQSVLGHMMSGSGTAYFGVCQNRAQASQVAARLRSTVKGHVFVVQNRL; encoded by the coding sequence ATGCTCTTTTCTTATCCCCATTCACGTTCCGTTACAGTTCATGCTCCTGCCAAATTAAATTTGTTCTTAAGCATCGATAATAAGCGCCCCGACGGTTTTCACGACATTACTTCGTTGATGCTGTCGGTTGGTATATACGACACTTTGGTTTTCACGGAGGATCCTTCAACAGAAGTTGCGTTGAGTGTTGCCGAAGCGAATTCACTTCAGCCCCAACGAGACACAGACCAGCAGATCCCGACTGGTGAAGATAACCTGGTAGTGCGTGCTGTCCGGTTACTTCAGGCAAAAACGGGAACACAGCAGGGATTGCGGATCCAGTTGATTAAACGCATTCCTGCAGAGGCTGGACTCGGCGGGGGATCAAGCGATGCAGCGGCGGCCTTATTCGCTGCCAATCAACTCTGGCATTTGGGATTGTCGCCTGAAGAATTACGAGGTCTGGCGGCCGAGCTGGGGAGTGACATTCCGTTCTTTCTCACAGAGAGCAATGCAGCCATCTGTCGGGGAAGAGGTGAACTGATCGAACCCGTATCCATTCCCCAATGTCTCCACTTTGTGATTGCTCGACCCCAGTCGGGTTTATCCACGGCGGACGTTTATCGGCAGTGTCGAGTAGGAACTCACTCAAATAATCAGGTTGAGCGTCTGACGCGTGATCTGGCTTCTGGGCAGTTTCATTCAATTTCCCACTTCATGTTGAATGATCTGCAGGTGCCTGCGGAACAGCTGAATTCGGATATATTAATTTTAAAAGATTACTTCTCAAAACAATCTGTTTTGGGGCATATGATGAGTGGAAGCGGAACGGCCTATTTTGGTGTCTGCCAGAATCGGGCACAGGCTTCCCAGGTCGCTGCGCGATTGCGATCCACAGTGAAAGGGCATGTATTTGTTGTCCAGAACCGACTATAG
- a CDS encoding DUF1080 domain-containing protein, whose product MKTQLSFVLLMLLTCLLSACGSPTEEQKKEALNEVPAIDEPEKTIESLFEVEDGFTLLHLKDFEEFAGKSKEPVSGKNWTEKDGIISCQGQPRGYIYTRVALGNCTVRLEYRFPESAETNADPNTGFLFYITGENRVWPKCLEVQGKYSEMAHIKSNSKDITLEVTDNPEARQKVRRPIGEWNAIEVVCKDGALTSVLNGTEIATSKPSELKDGFFGLQSEGNPVEFRNIRIQELTD is encoded by the coding sequence ATGAAAACTCAGCTTTCCTTTGTTCTATTGATGTTGTTGACCTGTCTGCTGTCTGCCTGTGGAAGCCCCACGGAAGAACAGAAAAAAGAAGCGCTGAATGAAGTACCCGCCATCGATGAACCTGAAAAAACAATCGAATCGTTATTCGAAGTCGAAGACGGATTTACCCTGTTGCATCTGAAGGACTTTGAAGAGTTCGCCGGAAAATCGAAAGAACCGGTCTCCGGTAAAAACTGGACTGAGAAGGACGGAATCATTTCCTGCCAGGGACAGCCTCGCGGTTATATCTATACACGCGTTGCACTCGGAAACTGTACCGTTCGTTTGGAGTATCGCTTCCCCGAATCAGCTGAAACAAATGCCGATCCGAACACAGGATTCCTGTTCTATATCACAGGCGAAAATCGCGTCTGGCCCAAGTGCCTCGAAGTACAGGGTAAGTATTCTGAGATGGCACACATCAAATCAAACAGCAAAGACATCACCCTCGAAGTCACCGATAATCCGGAAGCCCGGCAAAAAGTGCGTCGGCCGATAGGCGAGTGGAATGCAATTGAAGTCGTCTGCAAAGACGGCGCTTTAACTTCGGTTCTGAACGGAACGGAGATCGCCACTTCCAAACCAAGTGAGCTGAAAGACGGCTTTTTCGGGCTGCAGTCCGAGGGAAACCCGGTTGAGTTCCGCAATATCCGTATCCAGGAACTGACCGATTAG
- a CDS encoding SpoVG family protein: MEISEVRIKLMNDPHERLLAFCSITFDVSFVIRDLKIIQGAKGAFVAMPSRKLMDRCPKCHTKNHLRASFCNQCGVRLDENRADKDDAGRARLYADIAHPINSECRELIQEEVLKAYEEERVSAQQDGYICRYDDFGEEDYARLGPYEEDYDETPQVQPSRTESTIHRKNGQVFRIDAAEDRSDGKPPHHNPADQPAADRVTSQNREPGAQGDSFGSGIV; the protein is encoded by the coding sequence ATGGAGATCAGTGAAGTACGCATCAAATTGATGAATGACCCACACGAAAGATTGCTGGCATTCTGCTCAATTACTTTCGACGTCTCATTCGTCATCCGGGATCTGAAAATCATTCAGGGGGCCAAAGGTGCCTTCGTGGCGATGCCCAGCCGCAAGCTGATGGATCGTTGTCCCAAGTGTCATACCAAGAACCATCTGCGCGCCTCCTTCTGTAACCAGTGTGGCGTGCGTCTGGATGAAAACCGGGCGGATAAAGATGACGCCGGTCGTGCCCGTCTCTATGCCGACATCGCGCATCCCATCAATTCCGAATGCCGTGAATTGATTCAGGAAGAGGTCCTCAAGGCATATGAGGAAGAGCGCGTCTCCGCGCAGCAGGATGGCTACATCTGCCGCTATGACGATTTCGGCGAAGAAGATTACGCGCGGCTTGGACCCTACGAAGAGGACTATGACGAGACACCACAGGTCCAGCCCTCCCGCACGGAATCGACCATTCACCGCAAGAACGGTCAGGTATTTCGAATTGATGCTGCTGAGGACCGTTCAGACGGGAAACCACCTCATCATAATCCAGCCGATCAGCCAGCTGCCGACAGGGTTACTTCGCAGAATCGTGAGCCGGGTGCGCAGGGAGACTCTTTCGGTTCAGGAATCGTCTGA